The proteins below are encoded in one region of Bdellovibrio bacteriovorus:
- a CDS encoding SRPBCC family protein, with protein MKDIIELSVSIKAPAAWIWKALTDSTELENWWSDDVVLQAKVGGAFKEPWENDEGEKQLASGKVTAVKNEKLISFTWKERNWPKNANTQCSFIIEDKGSVRTLTVKHEGWDTLPEALRSSTMKDFKVGWNYHLKELKSYLDD; from the coding sequence ATGAAAGACATCATTGAACTTTCTGTCAGCATCAAAGCTCCCGCTGCCTGGATTTGGAAGGCGTTGACGGATTCCACCGAACTTGAAAACTGGTGGAGTGATGACGTGGTCTTGCAAGCCAAAGTCGGTGGCGCCTTTAAAGAACCTTGGGAAAATGACGAAGGCGAAAAACAGTTGGCTTCAGGCAAAGTCACGGCGGTTAAAAATGAAAAGCTGATCAGCTTCACTTGGAAAGAAAGAAACTGGCCGAAGAACGCCAACACCCAATGTTCGTTTATTATTGAAGACAAAGGATCCGTGCGCACTCTGACGGTGAAACACGAAGGCTGGGACACTCTTCCAGAAGCTTTAAGATCTTCGACGATGAAAGATTTTAAAGTGGGATGGAACTACCACCTCAAAGAGTTGAAATCCTATTTAGATGACTAG
- a CDS encoding FAD-dependent oxidoreductase, giving the protein MNTYNTHETHSYWMDSVEMPPTKALDKDLMVDTCIVGGGLGGLITAYLLMKEGRSVCVLEAHELGSGQSGRTTAHFTTALDDRYFEIERLHGEEKASMAAESHQAAIDEIENIIKEEGIECEMQHLDGYLFLAEDDHLTTLEEEFRAATRAGLIVKLVQQPPLGFDCGTCLCFPRQIQLHPLKLLRGLADAILKKGQAIFTNTVVVDVQGGEQAFVTTRDGHTVRAQNIVVATNSPINDLFAIHTKQAPYRTYVVAGLIEKGRFPHVLCWDTGDPYHYIRTTPYSVTHDLIIVGGEDHKTGQNPYPEHSLQKLEEWARTRFPIESVRYRWSGQVMEPVDAMGFLGHNPMDKNNVYVITGDSGNGMTHCVVGGLLIRDQIMNRPNPWQDLYDPGRVNLKATKEFISENANVAAQYTEYVTPDHVKSLDDIPEGEGAVINLGLKKVAVYKDEVGHLEFMSAVCPHLAGVVHWNSLEKSWDCPCHGSRFDCHGKVIEGPAFDDLTPVGHKDRPKDQDSISPPPA; this is encoded by the coding sequence ATGAACACATATAACACACACGAAACACACTCTTATTGGATGGATTCGGTGGAGATGCCACCGACGAAAGCTTTGGACAAAGACCTTATGGTCGACACATGTATCGTCGGCGGAGGTCTTGGCGGATTGATCACGGCCTATCTGCTGATGAAAGAGGGACGCTCCGTCTGCGTCTTAGAGGCCCACGAATTAGGAAGTGGGCAATCCGGAAGGACCACCGCCCACTTCACAACGGCCCTGGACGATCGCTACTTTGAAATTGAAAGACTGCATGGTGAAGAAAAAGCTTCTATGGCAGCGGAAAGTCATCAAGCAGCTATTGATGAAATCGAAAACATCATCAAAGAAGAAGGCATTGAGTGTGAGATGCAACATCTCGACGGATACCTTTTCTTAGCCGAAGACGATCATTTAACGACGCTCGAAGAAGAATTCCGCGCCGCCACTCGTGCCGGGCTGATCGTCAAGCTGGTGCAACAACCTCCGCTAGGATTTGATTGTGGCACCTGTCTTTGTTTTCCAAGACAGATTCAGCTTCATCCCTTAAAACTCTTGCGCGGGCTTGCTGACGCTATTTTAAAAAAAGGCCAGGCGATTTTCACAAACACCGTCGTTGTCGATGTTCAAGGTGGAGAACAAGCCTTTGTTACGACTCGCGACGGTCACACTGTGCGAGCGCAAAATATCGTTGTGGCGACGAACTCTCCGATTAATGATCTTTTCGCTATTCACACAAAACAAGCTCCTTATCGAACTTATGTGGTGGCAGGACTTATTGAAAAAGGACGCTTTCCGCACGTGCTTTGTTGGGACACTGGAGACCCCTACCACTATATCCGCACCACGCCGTATTCAGTGACTCATGATCTTATTATTGTCGGCGGCGAAGACCATAAGACCGGACAGAATCCTTATCCTGAACACTCTTTACAAAAATTAGAAGAGTGGGCGCGCACTCGATTCCCTATTGAATCTGTGCGCTATCGTTGGTCCGGACAAGTGATGGAACCTGTCGATGCCATGGGATTCTTGGGTCACAACCCGATGGATAAGAACAATGTCTATGTTATCACCGGTGACTCTGGCAACGGCATGACCCATTGTGTGGTGGGTGGACTTTTGATCCGTGATCAAATCATGAATCGACCTAATCCTTGGCAAGATCTGTATGATCCAGGTCGCGTAAACTTAAAAGCCACGAAAGAATTTATTTCTGAAAATGCTAACGTGGCGGCTCAGTACACGGAGTATGTGACTCCGGATCACGTGAAGTCTTTAGATGATATTCCTGAGGGTGAAGGAGCGGTCATTAACTTAGGTCTTAAAAAAGTGGCCGTGTATAAAGACGAGGTGGGACACTTGGAATTTATGTCAGCCGTATGCCCGCACTTAGCTGGTGTGGTCCACTGGAACTCTTTAGAAAAATCCTGGGATTGTCCTTGCCATGGCTCGCGATTTGATTGCCATGGAAAAGTGATTGAAGGACCGGCCTTCGACGACCTCACCCCTGTTGGGCATAAAGATCGACCGAAGGATCAAGACAGTATTAGTCCGCCACCAGCCTGA
- a CDS encoding DUF488 domain-containing protein, whose protein sequence is MKIFTVGYEGCDIDEFTEGLKEKGVTHVVDIRKNPLSRKRGFSKKKLAEELAKKEIAYTHMPGLGVPTLWRKQAKTHLITREKMFRDYVKKVLPKQQEEILELLKLGKKKGLTLLCYESDASDCHRRYVAEEMDRHQKGKLKVENLVLKDQEGIFLFNIGKRGRASSA, encoded by the coding sequence ATGAAAATCTTCACCGTCGGATATGAAGGCTGCGATATCGATGAGTTTACAGAAGGATTGAAGGAAAAAGGAGTCACACACGTTGTCGACATCCGAAAAAATCCTTTAAGTCGTAAGCGCGGCTTTTCCAAAAAGAAATTAGCAGAAGAGCTGGCGAAAAAAGAGATCGCCTACACCCACATGCCGGGGCTCGGTGTGCCAACGCTTTGGCGTAAGCAGGCCAAGACTCACTTGATCACGCGAGAAAAGATGTTTCGTGATTACGTTAAAAAGGTGTTGCCGAAGCAGCAAGAAGAAATATTGGAGCTTTTAAAGCTTGGCAAAAAAAAGGGTCTGACCCTTCTTTGTTATGAAAGTGATGCATCGGATTGTCATCGCCGGTATGTGGCAGAAGAAATGGATCGCCATCAAAAAGGAAAACTCAAAGTCGAAAACTTAGTGCTTAAAGATCAAGAAGGGATTTTTCTGTTCAATATCGGGAAGAGGGGCCGAGCCTCTTCCGCCTAG
- the hflX gene encoding GTPase HflX: MDILNNSKPLKAVLVGVQLPRVSDEETQGSLAELSRLVTTLGYQVVGQTSQKRSSTKSATVLGDGKMKELASWTGGTGVVGPMVVKKKHKAALRFEKNQEDDDFEAEEDFEDVPEESEDLSLDASSEVPREKAQVVIFDCDLSPSQLRNLESATGAQVLDRTGVIIEIFSRHARTKAARLQVEIARLTYVAPRLRETAGGEDRGGGGIGGKGAGETSIELDRRKIRDRIKELKQELSAISQEHVTRRSRRNQEISVALVGYTNAGKSSLMRALTGSEVLVADKLFATLDTTVRVLYPESRPKILISDTVGFIKKLPHDLVASFKSTLDEAANASLLLYVVDSSDPTFRSQLQVTKSVLDEVGASDVDSILVLNKVDRLSSEEREKLQQEYPEAIFLSAHNKEDVANLRLRLIKHFETAMIDEEILIPYDVQGAIGEIRAKMRVLSENYDNRGLTLTVRGHVQDIEKMRKKFGI, encoded by the coding sequence ATGGACATTCTTAATAACTCAAAACCTCTTAAAGCTGTTCTCGTGGGTGTGCAACTTCCCCGCGTTTCCGATGAAGAGACCCAAGGCTCTTTGGCAGAGCTTTCGCGCTTGGTGACGACCTTGGGTTACCAAGTTGTGGGACAAACCTCACAAAAACGCAGCTCCACTAAAAGCGCCACGGTCTTAGGCGATGGCAAAATGAAAGAATTAGCTTCTTGGACCGGCGGAACCGGTGTTGTCGGACCGATGGTGGTGAAAAAGAAACACAAAGCCGCTCTTCGTTTTGAAAAAAATCAAGAGGACGACGACTTTGAAGCCGAAGAGGATTTCGAAGACGTCCCTGAAGAAAGCGAAGACTTATCTCTGGATGCTTCGTCGGAAGTACCTCGTGAAAAAGCCCAAGTCGTGATCTTTGACTGCGACCTTTCCCCATCCCAACTTCGCAATTTGGAAAGTGCTACGGGGGCTCAGGTCTTAGATCGCACGGGTGTGATTATTGAAATTTTCAGTCGCCATGCCCGCACCAAAGCAGCACGCCTGCAGGTGGAAATCGCCCGACTTACTTACGTGGCTCCGCGCTTGCGCGAAACTGCTGGTGGAGAAGATCGTGGTGGTGGTGGTATCGGCGGTAAAGGGGCCGGTGAAACTAGTATCGAGCTTGATCGCCGTAAAATCCGCGATCGCATTAAAGAACTTAAACAAGAGCTTTCAGCGATTTCTCAAGAGCACGTCACACGTCGCTCGCGTCGCAATCAAGAGATCTCTGTGGCTTTAGTGGGCTATACAAATGCGGGTAAATCTTCTTTGATGCGCGCATTGACTGGCAGTGAAGTTTTAGTGGCCGATAAACTTTTTGCGACTTTAGATACGACGGTGCGTGTTTTGTATCCCGAGTCCCGTCCCAAAATTTTGATTTCTGATACGGTTGGGTTTATCAAAAAACTTCCGCATGATCTTGTGGCTTCTTTTAAATCCACACTGGACGAGGCCGCCAATGCGTCATTGCTTTTGTACGTCGTGGATTCTTCAGACCCTACGTTCCGCTCGCAGCTGCAAGTAACAAAATCAGTTTTAGACGAAGTCGGCGCCAGCGACGTTGATAGCATTCTGGTTTTAAATAAAGTAGACCGATTGTCTTCGGAGGAGCGTGAAAAACTGCAGCAAGAATATCCCGAAGCGATATTCTTATCTGCCCACAACAAAGAAGACGTCGCCAATTTACGTCTGCGTTTGATTAAACACTTTGAAACCGCGATGATTGATGAAGAGATTCTTATTCCCTACGACGTGCAAGGCGCTATCGGAGAAATCCGCGCCAAGATGCGTGTGCTTTCAGAAAACTACGACAATCGCGGTTTGACTTTGACCGTGCGGGGACATGTTCAAGACATCGAAAAAATGCGCAAAAAATTTGGTATCTAA
- a CDS encoding TolC family protein, whose product MKFLTLLLTFFLVTTSAFAAPKKQQGPVKINPTTLRQLFLSRNIDIAIALNEVQQAKTQVSIARGNLLPSVNLGAVISSGPSFMLTSVSMLLPFLMPSSWLDLKENTYLLRAQGTSYYLAQLNGYASAYSIYLTVLGDIELRNALQAQYENYEEIAEALRLPAEVGIIRKEEYLQAQAQAKNALVQVSQVDELIKREKASVRQMLGLELTQEIVFEGASVPSSAAESMTPIALLEKIHESSPETVQMNAMITAAQYNKWSKAFSFLTGSSLGMNRPASGGAFSSVTSTGSVNMGFGYFPSLELSNLNVEQLRLRKKELRYDQAALIESTLGALQEAHRQYQAASLAEANLREVYDAEYKRYQLGITDILHVLQAGNSLTTALLNKVKATTNLHTLRISLHRIMISDQFANIEKCTIERQGSGGIKGKLGRIFKPEKYRVTLDEVCGN is encoded by the coding sequence ATGAAATTTCTTACTCTGCTTCTGACATTCTTCTTAGTGACGACATCTGCATTTGCGGCTCCAAAAAAACAACAAGGGCCGGTGAAGATCAATCCTACAACTTTACGCCAACTTTTCTTGTCTCGTAATATCGACATCGCGATTGCGCTGAACGAAGTGCAACAGGCAAAGACGCAAGTTTCAATTGCTCGTGGCAACCTTCTGCCTTCTGTGAATTTAGGTGCCGTCATTTCTAGCGGACCTAGCTTCATGCTGACATCCGTAAGCATGCTTTTACCTTTCCTTATGCCTAGCAGCTGGTTGGACTTAAAAGAAAATACTTACCTTCTTCGCGCTCAAGGAACGTCTTACTATCTTGCGCAGTTAAACGGTTATGCTTCGGCTTATTCGATCTACTTGACGGTTCTGGGTGACATCGAACTTCGCAATGCTCTTCAAGCTCAATACGAAAACTACGAAGAGATCGCGGAAGCTCTGCGCTTGCCTGCAGAAGTGGGCATCATCCGCAAAGAAGAATACTTGCAAGCCCAAGCCCAAGCAAAGAACGCTTTGGTGCAAGTGTCGCAAGTGGATGAATTGATCAAAAGAGAAAAAGCGTCCGTACGTCAAATGCTGGGTCTTGAGCTGACTCAAGAAATTGTTTTTGAAGGAGCAAGTGTTCCTTCCTCAGCAGCGGAAAGCATGACTCCGATTGCTCTCTTAGAGAAAATCCACGAAAGCTCGCCAGAGACTGTGCAAATGAATGCGATGATCACTGCGGCTCAGTATAACAAGTGGAGCAAGGCTTTCAGCTTCTTGACGGGAAGCTCTTTAGGAATGAACCGTCCCGCTTCAGGTGGCGCGTTCAGCTCTGTGACTTCGACGGGTTCTGTGAACATGGGCTTTGGCTACTTCCCAAGTCTTGAACTTTCTAACCTGAATGTGGAGCAACTTCGTCTTCGTAAAAAAGAGTTGCGCTACGACCAAGCGGCTTTGATTGAGTCCACTTTAGGAGCTTTGCAAGAAGCTCACCGTCAGTATCAAGCGGCTTCTTTGGCAGAAGCTAATTTGCGTGAAGTGTACGATGCAGAATACAAGCGTTACCAATTAGGTATCACGGATATCTTGCACGTCCTTCAAGCCGGCAATTCTTTGACGACGGCTCTTTTGAATAAAGTGAAAGCGACGACGAATCTGCACACACTTCGTATCAGCCTTCACCGCATCATGATCTCAGATCAATTTGCGAACATTGAAAAGTGTACGATCGAGCGTCAAGGTTCTGGCGGCATCAAAGGGAAATTGGGTCGTATCTTTAAACCCGAAAAATACCGCGTCACTTTAGACGAAGTCTGCGGTAACTAA
- a CDS encoding TonB-dependent siderophore receptor has protein sequence MNKISMLAFASFLTLHFSTNSFADEVTTTTVQESALSSVTISDSQDTDTEVSGFFDVSVKELPASLRILSSKKLEENNIQKLSDITILDASASDSYNAAGYWDALSVRGFTLDNCTSYLRENLPINAETFIALDNKEQIDVLKGLSGAQVGVSSPGGVVNYKVKRPTIKDLREVKMQVGEQGSFLTAADVGGRVESAPEFGYRLNLAQENLAPELKNAEGSRSLVSFAGDWNRSSATLLQTELEWSRRSQPSQAGFSLLGNKLPDPVNPRLNLNNQAWTQPVVFEGVTGSAGLKHNLSSSWNLQVVAGFQNLTTDDRLAYPYGCSAENNYDRYCSDGTYDLYDFRSDDEKRATYSGKVSFDGVLKTAVLTHKLSVGVMTAQQQTRVQKQAYNYVGVGNVAGTAQLPENPALTDEGTNRDSTTTDVFVFDNLKYQSWNLWLGLRHSMMKRESIRTDGSRAVSHDQAFTLPWFALSYDFEKFLTYASVAQGVESFVTPNKVDYTHAGEYVPDVISHQYEVGLRGTEENTWFITAFHIDRPLILDQKPLYQVDGTAEHQGVEFGGEYRFSRWHFEGSAMALKARRKDATVASSLNDKNPINVPSHTLRAQASYLISDVKGLTLSTRLVQEGARAVTADNAVTLPAWTRWDVGASYAGAWGGVKTQWRVSVDNVLDTRYWKESPEQYGHLYLYPGQARTFWFSLQAAL, from the coding sequence ATGAATAAGATATCTATGCTGGCATTCGCCAGTTTTCTGACGCTCCATTTTTCCACAAACTCATTTGCCGACGAAGTAACGACGACCACAGTCCAAGAGTCTGCACTTTCTTCCGTCACGATTTCAGACAGTCAAGACACGGATACGGAAGTCAGTGGCTTCTTTGATGTTTCCGTCAAAGAGCTTCCAGCGTCGTTGCGTATTCTTTCGTCTAAGAAATTAGAAGAAAACAATATTCAAAAACTTTCAGACATCACCATTTTAGACGCTTCGGCGTCTGATTCTTACAATGCCGCGGGATACTGGGATGCTCTTTCCGTTCGCGGATTTACTTTAGATAATTGCACCAGTTATTTACGTGAAAATTTACCCATCAATGCCGAGACTTTTATCGCTTTGGATAATAAAGAACAAATCGATGTCTTAAAAGGCTTGAGCGGCGCCCAGGTGGGAGTGTCAAGCCCCGGTGGTGTTGTAAACTACAAGGTGAAAAGACCTACGATCAAAGATCTGCGTGAAGTGAAGATGCAAGTCGGCGAACAGGGAAGTTTTTTAACGGCGGCGGATGTGGGTGGCAGGGTCGAGTCTGCTCCCGAATTTGGTTATCGCTTGAACTTGGCTCAAGAAAATCTCGCTCCGGAATTAAAAAATGCGGAGGGCAGTCGCTCTTTGGTTTCTTTTGCTGGTGATTGGAATAGGTCTTCGGCGACTCTTTTACAGACAGAGCTAGAGTGGTCTCGCCGCTCTCAACCCAGTCAGGCGGGATTCAGTCTTTTAGGAAATAAACTTCCAGACCCGGTCAATCCGCGACTGAATTTGAACAACCAAGCTTGGACTCAGCCCGTTGTTTTTGAAGGGGTGACGGGAAGTGCTGGTTTAAAACACAATTTAAGTTCGTCTTGGAATCTTCAAGTCGTTGCCGGATTCCAAAATCTCACCACGGATGATCGATTGGCTTATCCGTACGGATGTTCTGCGGAAAATAATTACGATCGCTATTGTTCTGATGGAACTTACGATCTTTACGACTTTCGCAGCGACGATGAAAAACGTGCGACTTATTCTGGCAAAGTGTCCTTCGATGGTGTTTTGAAAACGGCCGTGCTCACTCACAAACTCAGTGTGGGCGTCATGACCGCCCAGCAACAAACCCGCGTGCAAAAGCAAGCTTACAACTATGTGGGTGTTGGGAACGTCGCAGGGACAGCTCAGCTTCCAGAAAATCCGGCCTTAACAGATGAAGGTACGAACCGTGATTCAACAACGACCGATGTTTTTGTTTTTGATAATCTTAAATATCAAAGCTGGAACCTATGGCTGGGATTGCGTCACAGCATGATGAAGCGCGAAAGCATTCGCACGGATGGCAGTCGTGCGGTTTCTCACGATCAAGCCTTTACTTTGCCGTGGTTTGCGCTTTCGTATGATTTTGAAAAGTTCTTAACCTATGCCAGCGTCGCTCAAGGTGTTGAGTCTTTCGTGACTCCGAATAAAGTCGATTACACACACGCCGGTGAATATGTTCCAGATGTGATCAGTCATCAGTACGAAGTCGGACTTCGCGGTACTGAAGAAAACACTTGGTTTATTACGGCCTTTCACATTGATCGTCCCTTGATTTTAGATCAAAAACCTTTGTATCAAGTGGACGGAACCGCAGAACATCAAGGAGTGGAGTTCGGTGGTGAATACCGTTTTTCAAGATGGCATTTTGAAGGAAGTGCTATGGCTCTTAAAGCCCGTCGCAAAGATGCGACAGTCGCAAGCAGCCTTAACGACAAAAATCCGATCAATGTTCCTAGTCATACTTTACGGGCGCAAGCCTCGTACTTAATCTCTGACGTCAAAGGCCTGACACTTAGCACGCGTCTTGTGCAGGAAGGTGCGCGCGCGGTGACAGCTGACAATGCAGTGACGCTGCCAGCATGGACTCGCTGGGATGTAGGGGCTTCTTACGCTGGGGCTTGGGGCGGCGTGAAAACTCAATGGCGTGTTTCTGTCGATAACGTGCTTGATACACGTTACTGGAAGGAATCACCTGAACAGTACGGACACTTGTATTTATATCCAGGTCAGGCAAGAACTTTCTGGTTCAGTTTGCAAGCCGCACTTTAA
- a CDS encoding CvfB family protein → MVQIGHFNKLKVVKHADFGVFLDGGDDGEILLPLRYMPDPCEVGDELEVFICYDSEDRLMATTEEPFAQVGEFAHLKVKAIEKVGAFLDWGLAKDLFLPYSEQSRELRIGQYVVVHIYLDKTDRITASMRLDRFIDKEPGDYKEGDVVDLFIAAKTDLGFKAVINGRHWGILYENEVFQPLYHGEKLKGYIKKIRPDGKVDLSLQQAGHKGSDDIGEKILELLNEKRGFLPLTEKTAPEEIYKLFGVSKKKYKMALGGLYKKRLITIDDDGIRLVAD, encoded by the coding sequence GTGGTACAGATTGGTCATTTTAACAAACTCAAGGTCGTCAAACATGCGGATTTCGGTGTCTTTCTGGATGGCGGCGATGACGGGGAAATTCTGCTTCCCTTACGTTATATGCCGGACCCGTGCGAAGTCGGTGACGAGCTTGAAGTCTTTATTTGTTATGACTCTGAAGATCGTTTGATGGCCACGACCGAAGAACCCTTTGCGCAAGTGGGAGAGTTTGCTCACCTTAAAGTCAAAGCTATCGAAAAAGTCGGTGCTTTCTTGGATTGGGGCTTAGCGAAGGACTTGTTTCTTCCTTATAGCGAGCAATCGCGCGAACTGCGCATAGGTCAGTATGTTGTGGTTCATATTTACTTGGATAAAACTGATCGCATTACGGCGAGCATGCGCTTAGATCGTTTCATTGATAAAGAGCCCGGTGATTACAAAGAAGGCGACGTCGTAGATCTTTTTATCGCGGCCAAAACTGATTTGGGATTCAAGGCCGTGATCAATGGCCGTCACTGGGGCATTCTTTATGAAAACGAAGTTTTTCAACCTCTGTACCATGGTGAAAAGTTAAAAGGGTATATCAAGAAAATCCGCCCCGATGGAAAAGTGGACTTAAGCTTGCAACAAGCGGGGCATAAAGGTTCTGACGATATCGGTGAAAAAATCTTAGAACTTTTAAATGAAAAACGCGGCTTTCTTCCTTTGACAGAGAAAACCGCGCCTGAAGAAATTTACAAACTCTTTGGCGTCAGCAAAAAGAAATACAAGATGGCTTTAGGCGGCCTTTATAAAAAACGTCTTATCACGATCGACGATGACGGCATCAGGCTGGTGGCGGACTAA